Proteins from one Rhizobium sp. CB3090 genomic window:
- a CDS encoding ATP-binding cassette domain-containing protein yields MPGVVRLSVRNIRKSFGTHEVLRGISLDAQDGDVISLLGASGSGKSTFLRCINLLETATDGEIWVDGEQIRMVHKGGKTKPASQKQVDHIRSELGMVFQSFNLWSHMTILQNVIEGPVHVLKRPRAECIAEAEALLEKVGIADKRHAYPALLSGGQQQRAAIARSLAMKPKVMLFDEPTSALDPELVGEVLRVMRSLAEEGMTMLVVTHEMSFARNVSNRVVFMREGLIESSGPPREMFGSGASPAFRQFIGHFGTPS; encoded by the coding sequence ATGCCCGGCGTCGTCAGACTTTCGGTCCGCAATATCCGCAAGAGCTTCGGAACGCACGAGGTTTTGCGCGGCATTTCCCTAGATGCACAGGATGGCGACGTCATCTCGCTGCTTGGCGCCTCCGGCTCGGGCAAATCCACCTTTCTGCGCTGCATCAATCTTTTGGAGACCGCCACCGATGGCGAAATCTGGGTCGATGGTGAGCAGATCCGCATGGTGCACAAGGGCGGCAAAACCAAGCCGGCAAGCCAGAAGCAGGTCGACCATATTCGCTCCGAGCTCGGCATGGTGTTCCAGTCCTTCAATCTCTGGTCCCATATGACGATCCTCCAGAACGTCATCGAGGGGCCGGTGCATGTGCTGAAGCGACCGCGCGCCGAGTGCATAGCCGAAGCCGAGGCTCTGCTCGAAAAGGTCGGCATTGCCGACAAGCGTCATGCCTATCCGGCGCTTCTGTCCGGCGGTCAGCAGCAGCGCGCGGCGATCGCCCGCTCGCTCGCGATGAAGCCGAAGGTCATGCTCTTCGACGAGCCGACCTCGGCGCTTGATCCCGAGCTTGTCGGTGAAGTGCTGCGCGTCATGCGCTCGCTGGCGGAAGAGGGCATGACCATGCTCGTCGTCACCCACGAGATGAGCTTTGCCCGCAACGTCTCCAACCGCGTCGTCTTCATGCGCGAGGGCCTGATCGAAAGCAGCGGCCCGCCGCGGGAGATGTTCGGCAGCGGCGCCTCACCGGCTTTCCGCCAGTTCATCGGACATTTCGGAACGCCGTCATGA